A region of Tolypothrix sp. NIES-4075 DNA encodes the following proteins:
- a CDS encoding EamA family transporter, whose protein sequence is MTLQEFFLLLMSVLASVTGQFFLKLGALKLDRVNLGNAVNLVFGIITTPELLTGLAFYGLGAVAYILLLTRVSLSVAGPSASLVYVFSVLLGYFIFKESIPSIRLIGLSLIVGGVILVVWQK, encoded by the coding sequence GTGACTTTACAAGAATTTTTTTTACTGTTGATGTCTGTTCTTGCCAGTGTAACAGGACAGTTTTTTTTAAAATTAGGCGCACTGAAGTTAGACAGAGTTAATTTAGGTAATGCTGTTAATTTAGTTTTCGGCATTATTACAACACCGGAACTTTTAACCGGACTAGCTTTCTACGGTCTAGGTGCTGTTGCTTACATCCTTTTGTTAACTAGAGTCAGCTTAAGTGTTGCCGGTCCTTCTGCATCGTTGGTTTATGTTTTTTCAGTCTTGCTGGGTTACTTCATCTTTAAAGAATCAATTCCCTCGATCCGTTTAATAGGCTTAAGCTTAATTGTAGGTGGAGTTAT